One Longimicrobiaceae bacterium DNA window includes the following coding sequences:
- a CDS encoding radical SAM protein encodes MDTTLTLEQKLELLMTLAADDHEGTQGSQRALPPRLRHTKDVGALRPLNIRELRVGSGRVSLMRILMTNACSFNCHYCPMRRDRNMPRTLLKPAELVRIFLEAYHRGWCGGLFITTGIPGRPTKVMDDLIEVMELLREKHRFTGYVHVKMPPGGEPAQIERLTRLASRVSLNLEAPCGSTLVQIAPEKSLDRSLASLDAARKLVVGEWRQERDGRPRDPLHPGGTSGMTMQFVVGATPDTDRTIIGKVTELYGRGGIHHAHFSAFRPIRDTPMEDAPETPVLREQRLYQADYLLRRYGFARDEVVFDATGNLPLGLDPKTAWALANPQRFPVEVKTASYDELVRVPGIGPGTAKKIVAERGGTVIRGVADLRKMGAVTTRAAGFLTIGGKRLDSVRWTEQMGLWAPEDDAGIPRRTYSVSPGTFR; translated from the coding sequence ATGGACACGACGCTGACGCTGGAGCAGAAGCTGGAGCTGCTTATGACCCTGGCGGCCGACGACCACGAGGGCACGCAGGGCTCGCAACGCGCTCTGCCGCCGCGGCTCCGGCACACGAAGGACGTGGGCGCGCTGCGGCCGTTGAACATCCGCGAGCTGCGCGTGGGGTCCGGTCGCGTGTCGCTGATGCGCATCCTGATGACCAACGCGTGCAGCTTCAACTGCCACTACTGCCCCATGCGCCGCGACCGCAACATGCCGCGCACGCTGCTCAAGCCGGCCGAGCTGGTTCGCATCTTCCTGGAAGCCTATCACCGCGGCTGGTGCGGCGGGCTGTTCATCACCACCGGCATCCCCGGGCGGCCCACCAAGGTGATGGACGACCTGATCGAGGTGATGGAGCTGCTGCGCGAGAAGCACCGCTTCACCGGCTACGTGCATGTGAAGATGCCGCCCGGCGGCGAGCCCGCGCAGATCGAGCGGCTCACGCGCCTAGCCAGCCGGGTGTCGCTGAACCTGGAGGCGCCGTGCGGATCCACGCTGGTGCAGATCGCGCCGGAGAAAAGCCTGGACCGCTCGCTCGCCAGCCTGGACGCGGCGCGAAAGCTGGTGGTGGGCGAGTGGCGCCAGGAGCGCGACGGGCGCCCGCGCGACCCGCTGCACCCCGGCGGCACGTCCGGCATGACCATGCAGTTCGTGGTGGGGGCCACGCCCGACACGGACAGGACGATCATCGGCAAGGTGACGGAGCTGTACGGGCGCGGCGGCATCCACCACGCGCACTTCAGCGCATTCCGCCCTATTCGCGACACACCCATGGAGGACGCGCCGGAGACGCCGGTGCTGCGCGAGCAGCGGCTGTACCAAGCGGACTACCTGCTGCGCCGCTACGGCTTCGCGCGCGACGAGGTGGTGTTCGACGCGACGGGAAACCTGCCGCTGGGGCTGGACCCGAAGACCGCGTGGGCGCTCGCCAACCCCCAGCGCTTCCCGGTGGAGGTGAAGACGGCGAGTTACGACGAGCTGGTGCGCGTCCCCGGCATCGGCCCGGGCACGGCGAAGAAGATCGTGGCGGAGCGTGGAGGCACGGTGATCCGGGGCGTGGCGGACCTGCGGAAGATGGGCGCCGTGACCACCCGTGCGGCGGGCTTCCTCACTATCGGCGGAAAGCGGCTGGATTCGGTGAGATGGACGGAGCAGATGGGCCTCTGGGCCCCGGAAGACGACGCCGGCATCCCCCGCCGCACCTACAGCGTGTCCCCCGGCACCTTCCGCTGA